Below is a genomic region from Methanoregula sp..
GCCCCCGTTATGATAGAGGTATAATGTTGTTTTCGTACTGTTGACACCGGTCATAAAATTCAGGCTGGGTATTTTCTGAGGGACCGGCTGGGAAAATACGGAGATTGCGATAATGCTGACCAATACGGCTACAAGCGAGACGAGCAGGATAGCCCCAACTGTTTCTGATACTCCGGAGCTGATATCCATTTTTTGTCTTTTACTTCTGTCAGTTCGCATAGATTTCCCTCATTTTTATGGATGCCATCACATCACTCCGGATGCGATATTATTGAGCGCTACATAAAATTCCGCACGCTGGACATACAGGGACACATCTTTCCATTGGGGATCCGGGTTCGAACCGGTAATATTTATAAAAACCGTTGTTCTTTTCGAACCTGAGTTCCATGCACTCCCGGTTTTGTATGCGGACGAGTCGAGCTGTTCACGGAGGGCAATATCCCTGAAAATGTTCAGCCACGCCGCAGCTGTTGCATTATCTGCACTGCTGAACGAGAGATTAACCCACGTATTGGCGATATACGGATCCGTTGAGATATTGTATTTGGGACGGATTCTCTGGCGGGTATCCACCCGGGCCGGACCGTTGCCGCTCAGGCTCCCTCCCCCGACAACCTGGACGGGTGCGATATTGACAACAACGGACTTGTTGGCGGAATTGGTAAACGAGATCAGGGGCGAGATCCGGTTTGTGATGCCGTCATCCTGCGCGAGGAATACCCCGCCGAGCTGGTAGGAATACTTCTGCTGGATCCAGTATTTGTTATTCGAGCGGTATTCAAAAGAAGTAATATTGAGGGGGAATTCTCCTTTATCACCTGCTGAATTATCATAACTGCTGCTGTTTATGTCAAAAGTATCCCCGGTTGTGTTGATCAATATGGTCGCGGATGATGAAACCGGTTGGAGCATATAGAGAAAAAACCCCCCTGCCTGTGTGTTGCCGCCTCCGGTACCAAGATTAAAGGACGTGGATGTCATAACCGGGCTCAGGTTGTTGACCAGCATCGATGTCCGGATGTTGTCCAGCGTGAACTTATAGTCCGTGAACTGTTCGTTGATGCGGTTCATCTGGGCGATCTCATCCTCCCTGCCGTTGATCGGAACAACATAGACCATATACAAAGAGAGTACAGCAACAACGAGCGCCAGGAGCAGAACAAAACCGATTACTTCTGATAATGCCACATCATCGCTTGTATTTTTCATATCCAGTAGCATTTTGTTGTGAAAGACTTTATTTATAGTTACCGGGTTGGATATCAGCACCTGAAAGGACAGTTCCCGATCCGTAATCTCACTAACGGAATGGACGGGAAGTCAAACGGGAGACATACGGGGAGAACCGGTGAAGTCCTGCCCGGGAAAAAGACGATTTTATCGTTGCATAGGGTCATGTAACTTCTGATGCAACCGTATTGAAGACCACATCAAATTCCGCACGCTGGACGTAGAGCGAGGCATGTGAACCCGGGTTTGAAGGTTCAATTTTTATAAAAACGGTTGTCCTTTTTGAACCGGGATTCCACTCACTACTGATAATGTAGTCCGATGATCTGATTTTTTCGCTGGCGACAAGACTCTTAAATAGGTTCAGCCACATCGCAGCAGTTGCGTTATTTGAAGTAGTTATCGAAAGATTCACCCATTGGTTGTTGCGATATGTGGCTGATGAGATATTATAATTCGGAAGTATTTTCTGGCGGGTATCAATCCGTACCAGTGTGTTGCTGGTGTAACTTCCATTTCCTCTGACCTGGACAGGGACTACGTGGACAACGATGCTCTTATTGTCAGCATTGGTGATCGAAATGAGAGGAGAAATGCGGTTTATCGTGCCCTCATCCTGTGAAAGGAAAACACCCCCGAGCTGGTAGGAATACTGCTGCTGGATCCAGTAATAATTATCTGAGCTGTAATCAAGGGCAGTGATATTGAGGGGAAATTCTCCTATGGTATCATGAGATGCATGGTAATTGCTGCTGTCGATGTCGAAGGTATCTGCGGAAGTATTGATCGATATTTTTGCAGATGATGCGACCGGTTTGAACAAAGGAAATGAAAGAGTGCCCTGTTGTGAATTTCCCCCATTACCCAGGATCATGGTCGCAGACGAGATCACCGGAGTGACGTTCAACACAGGGCTCGGGCTATTGGTATTAATGAGGCGGGAAGTCCAGAGTGCGTCTAACGTAAGTTTGTAATCCGTGAATTGTTCCTCCACATAGTTCATCTGGTCGATCTCTTCCCCCCTTCCGTTGATCGGAACTACGTAGACCGTATACAAAGAGAGTGCAGCAATAATGACTGCCAGGAGCAAAACAAAACCGATTACTTCTGATAATGCCACGTCATTGCTGCGATTTTTCATATTCAGTAGCATTTTGTTGTGAAAGACTTTATTTATAGTTGCTGTGAGGGGTATCTTCGAAGAATGGGTTGCAGTCCGGTCTGATGGGAGAGATGCGGTGTTCTTTTTCTTTTTCACCCAATTTCCAATTTTTATACACTGCACAGAAGGGTTTTCATCTCCGCCCGCCAAAAAAATAGGGATACATTCATTCCATACCGGGGAATATTTTGAAAAATGCCATGACACTTTCCAAAGGCTGTGTTCTCTGTCACCAGGGTGCAAAGATGGTGCTCTTTGTTACGGGACGGTGCCACCGCACATGCTGGTACTGCCCGCTCTCTGCCGAGCGGAAGGGGACCGATACCATCTACGCAAACGAGCTTCCCGTGGATATACCCGCCCAGATCATCGACGTGGCCGAGAGCATGAGTGCGCTGGGCACCGGTATCACCGGCGGTGAGCCGCTGCTTGTTCTTGACAAGGTGACCGCGTATTGCCGGTTGCTGAAAGAACATTTTGGTCCGGAACACCAGATTCACCTGTACACCGCGAAGGCTCCTACGGATGCAGAACTGGCAGAGATGCAGGGGCTTGTCGATGAGATCCGGCTCCATCCCCCGCACGAATGCTGGGAGAAGATCCTTGATTCGGATTTTATCCGGTCAGCAAAGCGGGCCAGAGAGATGGGGTTTGACATCGGCATCGAGATTCCGGCATTACCCGGGCTCGAATACCTCATCCCTGCCCTGCCCAGTCTTGACTTCCTCAACATCAATGAACTGGAATGGGGGGAGTCAAACGCGTACCACATGCGGGAACGGGGGTACGAACTCGCCGATGAACTGCACAATGCAATTGACGGGGCAAAGGGCTGGGCAGAAGAACTCTGCCGGCATGACAAGGTGCACTGGTGCTCATCCGCGTTCAAGGACTCCGTGCAGCTGCGGGAACGGTTAAAAAGGATCGCTCATAATACCGCCCGTCCTTTTGATGAGATCACCGAAGACGGGACGATCGTGTATGGTGTCATAAAACCCTCTGAAACGGATAAAAGTGCCTGTCTTTTGCTCTGCAAAGACAAGTGCGAACCGGACAGCTACGAGGATTTTAGTGACCGGATCGAGATGGCATGGTGGCTGCTCACAAAATTTGCTGATGAGATGAAAGGAGAGAAGTATGTCATCGAGCGATACCCCAACAACGGCATGGTAGTCGAGGTGACCCCCTTATGATCCTCCGCACCCTGATCGATCCCCTGTACGAGCGCTACCTCCGCATGCAATGCCGGCATATGCCCAACCATATCGCTATCATCCAGGATGGCAACCGGCGGTACGCAAAACTGCTGGGGGTTGATACGGCAAGCGGGCACCGGGCCGGTGCAGACCGGACTGAAGAGATGCTGGACTGGGCACACGAACTCGGTATCAGCCATATCACCCTGTACACTTTCTCAACGGAGAACTTCTCAAGAAAACCTGAAGAGGTCAGCCATCTCTTTGCCCTGTTCAAAGAAAAATTTGTGAGCGTGCTTTCCGATGAACGGGTAAAAAAATATAAGATCCGTGTCCAGATGGTTGGGGACCGGTCCCTGCTTCCCGATGATCTGCGGGCCGCAATAGATGCCGCGGAAGCGGCTACAAAAGCCCACACCGGTTTCGTTCTCAACATCGCGCTTGCCTACGGGGGAAGAAATGAGATCGTCCTTGCCGCCCGGGAGATCCTTGCCGAAGTAGAGAATAACGGGATCAACCCGGATTCCATCGATGTCCATATGGTAGAGCAGCACCTTCACGCCGGAAAAGGGATTCCCCCGGTAGATCTCATCATCAGGACCGGGAATGAATGCCGAACCTCAAACTTCCTGCCATGGCTGGCAAACGGTCATGAATCTGCGGTGTATTTCTGTGCCCCGTTCTGGCCCCTGTTCCGGATGATCGATCTTTTGCGCGCCATCCGCATCTATGACCAGCGGATCTCGGCAAAGAATGGATCCGGCTATCTCTCATAAAAACCAGATCGCGTACTATATTTCCCTGTGCAGACAGATCAACCAAGTGACAGGTCATGACGGGAAAAAAAGAGACTGAGATCACGTGGCGTCATTCGTCTGTTGTTGTACGGGCAGATATCTTTTCAAAGGCGCACGAACAGGGAATTGATATCTCGGATGTGTGCAACCATGCACTCGCGGATCTGCTGGGGATCGACTACCGCCATCAGCACCTGGACAACGTGCCGGTAACCCGACCCGTCATCATCGCGAAAAATAATCCTCCCCCTGAAGAAAAAGGGCATATTACCGGGGCTCCTTCAGCAGCTCATACCCCGGTCATTAATGCCGACGACCCCTCCGCTATCGCAACGGTCAGGAACGCACAACGACAGCCCAAAGCAAAACCCGCCCCCAGGGAACCGGTCAGTGCCCCCTCTTCATTACCGGCGCCAGAGAAAACCGTCCCGTCCCCGTCTGCCGGAACCGCTCCCGCAGGAAAAGCAAAAAAACCGGCAGGGGCCAGGGCGCACAAAGAAGACGGGTTGAAACAATTTGTCACAACAAAGATCGCCCGGAGCGACATGCCTGATGCTGTGGTTTCCAAAGATGATATGTACCAGGCATTTACCCGATTCTGTCGGGAGCACAAATTCGCACCCGTGCCGGATCGCAAGTCATTCACGATTGCCCTGAAAAATAAATTCGCCTTTTTTGATAAGACGGTAAACGGTATACCCAGCTGGGTGAATGTCCGGTTACAATAATCTTTTTCGGGTCGTTGCGATTTTGTATGGGTAACGCATGAATTGAGTGGATTAAAATAATGATGGCAGATGCCCTACACTCCAAAACAGGATAAATGCCGCCGCACCTAAAAGGGACGCCTTTGCGGAGGTTTTAGTGATTAAAAGTTGTTCTCTGGAGAAAACCCATTTTTATGTAATATGTTGCCCCCCCTCTTGCGCCACCAGTCCCCCGTTGGGGGACGGGCGCAGTGTGATAGCCAAGGTTACAGGTAATACGTCGTCATCGCAACGAAGGGGTGCCCTAGTGGTGGGAGTGATGTCCCCGAGAGCGTCAGAGTTTTTATAAATGATTTCTCCAGAGCCAAAAGTTGAAACCTTCTTGCCCCGTCGTCTCTCGGAGAGGGCCTGATATGGGGAGACGTCACAAACGATTTTTTTGGTTATGTATCTTACCCGGATAAAACAACAACGAACCGGCTTCACTTCCCAAAACGACGCATCCGCGACTGGTAATCCCGCAGGATACGCAGGAAGTCCACTTTCCGGAAATATTTCCAGTTCACATCGGAAAAGAAGAGCTCGGAGTAAACCGATTGCCAGATGAGGAAATCGGTGAGATGATCCCCGCCGCTCTTGATCACCACATCGGGTGTATATTTGAATGTCAGGTAGGATTCAAGGAGTTTCTCGTCCACATCTTCCGGCGGGATGTGAGCCTCAGCCATCCTTCTGATACAGGCGGTGATCTCTTCCCTGCCGCTCTTCCCTATTGCCACTACCACATCCATACCCTCCCCGATAACTTCTTCATTGTCACCTACGTGGAGGATAAGCCGGGCGATGGTACCGATCTTCCTGATCTCCGATAAACATTTTTTCATATCCTCCGGAGACGGAGTTGCAATATGGAACGTAAGGCCACGAATCCCCGGTTGAACGGATGCATTGTGTTTTACCACAAACGCAGAGATCTCGTTACACCATGCAGTAGCCCGGTAGAGTTTATCCGGGGTATCTGCCATATCCTGCCTGCTGATCATGAAGCACACATGCTCCGGCAGGATGGTAATCTGCCGTTTGAGCATGTATTCATAAAGCCAGTATATCATGTCCTGCCTATAATTGTAGGTCAAAGGTAAAGAGACTTGAGGATTGCGGTTTGGCAGACTTGAGGTGTACCAGAGCTTCCTTTACCCAAATCAATAAAGTCGGATGGCACAGACATATGAGAAGAGATTATCATGCAGCCCTCCCTGCGGGAAGATTACCTGGAAGCAGTCCAGCTCTTCTCGGAAAAAAATACCCGCTTTCCCCTTACTGAAGAGCTTGCCACAGCACTTTCAAAGCCGGTGTCTGTTGTGAGTTCTGACATGGCAGAGCTGGTATCCCATGGCGATGTGATCGTGGCTGCTGACGGAGTTATCTCCCTGACCGGACAGGGAAAACAGACCGGGACCTGTGTCATGAAAAAACATGAGACCCTCCAGTGTTTTTTATCCGAAATTCTCGGCATGGACTCATCCCTGGCATCCGATGAAGCATGCACGCTCGAACATACGGTGTCGGATGAGACGATCGACCGGCTGGGAAAGCTGATCATAATCCATGATCATCCCCGGCATCATGGAAAAGGGAAAAATATAAAACCGGCGGGAGACGGGATATGCAATGTTGAGACGGATGGATTCTGCCAGTCTCCCAGCATCTCTGAATTCTCTGAGGGTGAAGAAGTCATCATCCAGTGTATCCATGGCAGGGCATGTGCCCAGCGCCTTCTCGATCTCGGTCTTGTGCCCGGAGAGCGTGCCATAATCCGGAGAAAGTTATCCAACGGCGCCGTCGTCATGCAGGTAAAAGGGTGCGATGTCGCGGTGAGCCCGGAGATTGCCTCGGCAATCGGTGTGGAGCGCTCACCATGAAAATTGCCCTCCTGGGAAATCCCGGAGTGGGAAAATCCCTCATCTTCAACCAGCTCACCGGTCTAGGCGTTGAAGTGAACCGGTACCCGGGCTCATCGGTGGCGCTGGAATGCGGCAATGTCTGCTACAAGCAGGAGAAGACCGAGATTGTAGACCTGCCGGGTATCTACTCCCTTGATGGCAACTCGGAAGAAGAGACGCTGGTGCGCACGTTCTTAACCAGTGGCGGGGCGGATGTGATTGTCGCCGTTCTCGATGCCACAAAACTTGAGAGAAACCTCTACCTTTTTGTGCAGGCCGCGGAGTTCTCCCCGAAGATGATCGCAGTCGTCAACATGACCGATGCCGCAGAACGGCAGGGTATGCACATCGATGCCGGTATCCTTTCTTCACATCTCGGAGTTCCGGTAATCCTTACTGCGGCATCGGAAGGAAAGAATATTGACCGGATTCTTCCGGTGGCACTGGGACAGGCAACCACCGCACAGGTTCACGTACCGTACGACCATCATATTGAAGCTGCCTTAAAAAGCCTGGAAAAGACGATCGGGACTCCCATGCCCACAAACCTGCTTGCCCTGCAGGGTTCCGGGAATGATCCGGTGCTGCTCGATGCTGCGGGGGCAATCGCACAGGAGATCGGGATGCGCCACCGGATGTCCGTTGGGCAAATCATAGCAACCAACCGGCATAACTTTGCCCGGGACATTGCGACAGCCGCAGTCCACACAAGTGCGCAGAAGAAACCGTATGATCTCGACAGCTTGCTCACCCGGACAATTCCCGGCATCCCCATCCTCTGTACCATTCTCTTCCTGCTGCTCCTCTCCGTTTTTTTGATCGGCTCATGGATGGAGGGGATCATCGTTGCGGCATTCACAACCTCAATCATTACCCCGTTTACTGCACTCGCATTGCCACCCCTGTGGAACCAGATCGGATTTTCCCTCCTGGTTGCTCTTCAGGCAGGTTTTGGGATCGCATTTCCCTTTGTCTTTACCTTCTATATCGGACTCTCCCTTCTCGAGGATACCGGGTATATGACCCGGGCTGCTTTCCTTGCAGACCGGGCCATGCACCGGATCGGGCTTCACGGGGAGGCAATTATTCCCATGGTGATCGGTTTCGGGTGCACGGTGCCTGCGATCATGAGCCTGCGCCTGCTCAAGACCCGCAGGGAACAGACGATCGCAGCGTTCCTTGTCACCATGATCCCCTGCTCCGCCCGGACCGTGGTTATTGCCGGGATCGTTGCGGCTTTTGTGGGCATCATCTGGGCATTCTCCATCTACCTGATCGTCTTTGTCCTCCTCATTCTCACCGCCGTCGTGCTCAGCCGGATCACCCCCGGAGAGCAGTTCGGCATGATCGTCGAGATGTCAACGCTCAGGAGACCGCAGGCTCACCTCGTGCTGGCAAAATCCTGGATCCGGATCAAAGAGTTCCTCTTCATTGCCATGCCGGTCCTGATCGTCACCAGCATCCTTCTTGGTCTCTTCCAGTATCTCGGGCTGACCGAATTGTTCGAGCAGATGGTTGCTCCTGTTACCGTCACCCTGCTCGGATTGCCCGGCTACGCATCTACGGCACTCCTGTTCGGTGTGTTCAGGAAGGAACTGGCCTTCGAAACGCTTGCCGTGCTTGCCGGTACGGCAGATCTCGGTTCGGTGATGACCAGTGTCCAGCTGTACACGTTTGCGATCGTGAGCGTGCTCTTTGTTCCCTGTGTATCTACCATTGCGGTCCTGTACCGGCAATTGGGAGCCAGAATTGCCATAATTACTTCAATTTACACGGTTTTTCTCGGCCTTTTTATAGGAGTTATTATAAACCTTCTCATGAAATGATCAAATCATAAATGTACTCTTATAAGACAGGCATCGAGCAGATCGATAAGTTGTCCGGCGGATTTGAAGCTGGGGCCAATATTCTCATCCTTGCACCCCCAATGAGCTACGCCGATCAGCTTGCTTATGCCCTGACAAAACCCGCTGTCGGTGAATATGCCATAACCCTCTCCACCAACGAACGGGCAGCCGAAGTGGTGGATTTTTTTAAGGTCGCAGGATCGGACAAGCGGTTTATCGGGGTTATAGATGCCATCACCAAGAGTTCAACCCCAAGCATAGTCGATACCCCAAGACTCATGTTTGTCTCAAGCCCTACCGATCTCACAGGAATAGGGATTAAATTTTCCAATATGATCGAGACCATTTTTGAAGGCGATTTCTCCGATGGTGAGGCAGGTCTCTTCCCGCCCCCGATCCGGTTCTGCGTGAATTCCATCTCCACCCTGCTCATGTACCGCAAGCTTGAGGTGTTGTACCAGTTCCTCCATGTCCTCACCGCCAAAATAAAAAAGATCGACGGTGTGGGCATCTATATCTTAAACAGCGAGTCATTCGATGACAAGACGCTGTCCTTAATCAAGCAGCTGATGAACTGCGTTATTGAGATCAAGATCGAGCAGAACATCAGCTACCTGCGTATCATGGGAATACGGGGAATCAACCCGGACTGGCAGAAGTTTTCCGTCAATAAAGGGCAGGTGACCATACTCCTATGATACCTACGGGAATTAATGGTCTTGATGACATGCTGGGCGATGGTATACCAGAAGGCAGCAAAATGGTGTACAGCATGGAGGCCGGCGTCAACGGACAGCTCTTCATGCTATCAACGCTGGCCAGTGCTCTTGCAAAAAAACTCTCATGCCTGGTTATCCTTCCCTATACAACTGTTGATTCGTTCCGGCGTGATGCAATGGCCACGCGGTCAGGATCAATCGATCTCTGCTCAAAAAATCTTACCTATATCGATGCGATTGACCGGGAGAGGATCCAGAAGAGTACCCGGTCAGCAGATACGGCACAAAAAGAGTGGAGAGCGAAGGTCGCAAAGATCTGCCGGGATAAGCAGGTAGATGTCATATTTGTCTATATTGATCTTCTCTGTGAGGACTTTGGGATCGAGCAGGCACTCGATATTTTTGAGGAGGAAAACGACGAACCGAAGCGGACCTTGATCGTTGAATATCTCAACCTTGAGGGAGAAACGCAACTCGACCGGTTCATCCATGACTTCGCTTTTGATGTCGTGATTTCCATAAAGTCTTCATTCCCCCCCATGGCGTCGTTCGATTATTTTACGCTTGTTCATACCTCCTGGTCACCCCTGCCTGCGCGTTCCGTTCCCTTTATCATTACAGAAGGCCGCATTGCCCCATATATCCCGCGGATCGTGGTTACAGGACCCGCAAAAGCCGGGAAATCCACCTTTATCACTACGGCATCCCATGACGGGTTATCAGTAGACCGGTTTGGACTGGATAATGATTCGACAACCGTAGCAATGGATTTTGGATTACTCGACTGGAAGGGCTTTTATATCACGCTCTACGGGACACCCGGACAACCACGGTTCGATCTGATGATTCCGGGGATGTTCAAACATGCGATGGGAGTTATCCTGATCGTGGACGCAACCAAACCCGAGTCCCTTCCCCGGGCAAAACAGATGATCGGTCTGATAACAGAGCGTAATATGCCGATGATTATCGCGGCAAATAAAAAAGATCTCCCCTCCCGGCTGAGCGAGGCAGAGATCCGCACCGCACTGGAGATACGAAAGGATATCCGGGTCGTCTTTCTCTCAGCAAAAAAGAAAGCGGAAGTTAAGCGTATGCTTCGATCCTTTGTAGATTTCATTACGCAATTTCCGTACTGAGGTGTGAATAAATGCTGCTGTTGCGGAATTCCGGTCGTAAGGTGTACCCATGCTGACGTTTGTCGGGCTGGGCCTCTATGATAAGACCGATATATCGGAAAAAGGACTTGCCTGCATCCGGCATGCCGACCATATTTATCTTGAATGCTACACCTCCCGGCTCATGGGCACAACGATAGAAGAACTAGGGGACTATTACGAAAAACCCGTTCACCCCCTCTACCGGGAAGACGTGGAACAGCACCCGGAATCGATGCTCGATAAGGCAGAAAACAGCCACGTCGTATTTCTCTGTGCGGGAGACCCGATGGTCTCTACTACCCACGCGGATCTCCGTATGCGTGCTGCAGAACGGGGGATCCGGACCGCAATCGTGCATGCGGCATCCATTGCAAGCGCAGTCTGCGGGGTGTCCGGGCTCCAGAACTACCGGTTCGGCAAGTCCTGCTCGGTGCCCTTCCCCCAGAAGAACTGGTCGCCGACTACACCGATCGACGTAATCGCACAGAACCTCTCCCTGCGGTTGCATACCCTTGTCTATCTTGATATCCAGAACGAGCGGTATATGACCGTGCCGGAAGCAGTTGTCCTCCTGGAAGAGATGGCCGTTAAAAAAGGGTGCCAGATCCCGTTATACGTCGGCATTGCCCGGGCGGGTTCTGATGAGCCGGTCATTATTGCCGGTCCGGCAGAGAAGGTCCATGCCGGTGATTTCGGTCCCCCGCTCCACATCCTCATTGTCCCGGCTGAACTGCATGAGATGGAGCGCCAATACCTGGAGATGTTTGCCGGCCTATGAAGATCACAGAATGCCGGGATGCACTCGCTGCTGCTCTTTCCCACACCCGGAGTACAGCATGCCAGCACACGCCCCTTGAGCGCGACGCCCTTTCCATCGTAGAAATGGCGCAGGCTTACGAGAAAGACGGATCTACATTTTACAGAGCAGGAGATCTTGCCAATGCGCTTGCAGCATTCTGGTATGGGGCCGGCTGGCTGCACTTCGGCATTTCATCCGGTCTCCTGATCTGTGACCGTCAGAATCCCTTCTGCCCGTTTACCGGACCACGGGAGAAACTGCCCCTGGTGCTTGCAGAAAAACTGGAGGAGAAGACCCATCGCTACGAACGGCTGCTGAACACTGCCCGGTTATCGGTGGAATGTGCAGGTGAGCCGGCAACGATCAGCTATGATTTTGCCGGGAAAGTTCTGTTCATTGTCCTGCTGTACGCTGAACAGGGTGCCCGGTACCGTCAGGCAGGAGCATATGAAGATGCACTTGCCTGCTTCAGTTACGGGCATGGGTGGCTGGATGCGGGAGTTACATGCGGATACTTCCGTATCCTGGCAAACCGGGATATTTTCACGGTATAAGGGGGCGAACCTGCCCTTGGGGATCGCGTTAACCTTTCCCTATTTAAGATCAAGCGTTTATACTATGCATCATAACCTGTCTAGATAACAACCAGTAACTCCAATCATCGCCGGTTGTTGAGGGGTTTTTATGGAGAAGTCGCAGGTCAAATGGCTTTATATTTCGGTGGGATTCTCGCTAGCCATCCTGCTCATCATCCTGTACTTCACCATCAATGAAAATACCCTCACGTATCTCCAGCAGGTCAATCCCTGGTTCTTACTCCTTGCTTTTATGACGCATCTCTTAACGATGTGTTTCTGGGCATTGCGAGTCCAGAAGATGACCGGGTCCCTGGGATACCGGATAGGGTTTTTTTACAGCCTGAATCTCGTTTTTGCAAACCTGCTCGCTGCTTCAGTCACCCCGGCACAGGCAGGTGGAGAACCGGTCCGGATTCACGAGCTCTATAAAGCAAATGTCCCTCTTGGCGATGCGACAGCGATCGTCATCATGGAACGGGTGCTCGATGGGATCGTCCTTGCCATGCTTGCCGCGTTTGCCATGATCGTCCTGACCGATCAATGGAAGAGCCTCGGCGCAGTTTCCGAGATCATGGTTTTTATCACCTGGATCTTTGTCATCGGCTGTCTCTTCCTGTTTTACCTTGCCATCAGAAGACCCGATGTCGTAAAAAAGGTGGTCAGCCGGTGTGCCGGTTTCTTTACAAAAACCTGGGAGAGTAAACGGGTAGAAGAACTGCTTGTCCGTGCCGATAAGGAGATCGATAATTTTCAGGCTGCGGTGATCAAGTTCGTCAGGAGCGCCAAAGGCGGGCTTGCCTGGGGCATGCTCTTTACCCTGCTCTACTGGGTATCCGAGATTGTGACAGCCTCCCTGATCCTTATGGGGCTCGGCCAGCCGCCCCTGTTTTTGGAATCCTTTGTTATCCAGCTTATCCTGTGCATCCTGATGATGATGCCCTTAACTCCGGGAAGTTCCGGTATCGCGGAGGTGGGGGCAACCTCCATGTATGCCCTGTTCATCCCGGCATCGATTGTGGGTATCTTTGTCGTGATATGGCGGATCGTGATGTACTACTTCAATATCGCCCTGGGCATCATATCCAGTCTTATTATTGTCCGCCGTGAAGCTCACCGGCGCGAGTGAGCAGAACCCCGGGTCACCTTAACTCTTATCATAGATCACGGCAATCTCTCTGCACGGACATGACGCAGGTGAAATGCGAGGTCAAAGGTGTCTTTGTCGCGATGAGCAATGCCGCTACCGTTCCTCTCGTCGTACTATCAGATGGCAATGATCGGATCTTACCGATTTTCATCGGGATCTGGGAGGCGGTCTCCATCAACAGCGCACAGATAAAAGAAGTGCTGCCACGACCGTTTACCCATGATCTCTTCATCGATCTCTGTGACAAATTCGCAATCACGCT
It encodes:
- the feoB gene encoding ferrous iron transport protein B, with amino-acid sequence MKIALLGNPGVGKSLIFNQLTGLGVEVNRYPGSSVALECGNVCYKQEKTEIVDLPGIYSLDGNSEEETLVRTFLTSGGADVIVAVLDATKLERNLYLFVQAAEFSPKMIAVVNMTDAAERQGMHIDAGILSSHLGVPVILTAASEGKNIDRILPVALGQATTAQVHVPYDHHIEAALKSLEKTIGTPMPTNLLALQGSGNDPVLLDAAGAIAQEIGMRHRMSVGQIIATNRHNFARDIATAAVHTSAQKKPYDLDSLLTRTIPGIPILCTILFLLLLSVFLIGSWMEGIIVAAFTTSIITPFTALALPPLWNQIGFSLLVALQAGFGIAFPFVFTFYIGLSLLEDTGYMTRAAFLADRAMHRIGLHGEAIIPMVIGFGCTVPAIMSLRLLKTRREQTIAAFLVTMIPCSARTVVIAGIVAAFVGIIWAFSIYLIVFVLLILTAVVLSRITPGEQFGMIVEMSTLRRPQAHLVLAKSWIRIKEFLFIAMPVLIVTSILLGLFQYLGLTELFEQMVAPVTVTLLGLPGYASTALLFGVFRKELAFETLAVLAGTADLGSVMTSVQLYTFAIVSVLFVPCVSTIAVLYRQLGARIAIITSIYTVFLGLFIGVIINLLMK
- a CDS encoding metal-dependent transcriptional regulator, which translates into the protein MQPSLREDYLEAVQLFSEKNTRFPLTEELATALSKPVSVVSSDMAELVSHGDVIVAADGVISLTGQGKQTGTCVMKKHETLQCFLSEILGMDSSLASDEACTLEHTVSDETIDRLGKLIIIHDHPRHHGKGKNIKPAGDGICNVETDGFCQSPSISEFSEGEEVIIQCIHGRACAQRLLDLGLVPGERAIIRRKLSNGAVVMQVKGCDVAVSPEIASAIGVERSP
- the uppS gene encoding polyprenyl diphosphate synthase, which produces MILRTLIDPLYERYLRMQCRHMPNHIAIIQDGNRRYAKLLGVDTASGHRAGADRTEEMLDWAHELGISHITLYTFSTENFSRKPEEVSHLFALFKEKFVSVLSDERVKKYKIRVQMVGDRSLLPDDLRAAIDAAEAATKAHTGFVLNIALAYGGRNEIVLAAREILAEVENNGINPDSIDVHMVEQHLHAGKGIPPVDLIIRTGNECRTSNFLPWLANGHESAVYFCAPFWPLFRMIDLLRAIRIYDQRISAKNGSGYLS
- a CDS encoding radical SAM protein, which gives rise to MTLSKGCVLCHQGAKMVLFVTGRCHRTCWYCPLSAERKGTDTIYANELPVDIPAQIIDVAESMSALGTGITGGEPLLVLDKVTAYCRLLKEHFGPEHQIHLYTAKAPTDAELAEMQGLVDEIRLHPPHECWEKILDSDFIRSAKRAREMGFDIGIEIPALPGLEYLIPALPSLDFLNINELEWGESNAYHMRERGYELADELHNAIDGAKGWAEELCRHDKVHWCSSAFKDSVQLRERLKRIAHNTARPFDEITEDGTIVYGVIKPSETDKSACLLLCKDKCEPDSYEDFSDRIEMAWWLLTKFADEMKGEKYVIERYPNNGMVVEVTPL
- a CDS encoding GTP-binding protein — its product is MIPTGINGLDDMLGDGIPEGSKMVYSMEAGVNGQLFMLSTLASALAKKLSCLVILPYTTVDSFRRDAMATRSGSIDLCSKNLTYIDAIDRERIQKSTRSADTAQKEWRAKVAKICRDKQVDVIFVYIDLLCEDFGIEQALDIFEEENDEPKRTLIVEYLNLEGETQLDRFIHDFAFDVVISIKSSFPPMASFDYFTLVHTSWSPLPARSVPFIITEGRIAPYIPRIVVTGPAKAGKSTFITTASHDGLSVDRFGLDNDSTTVAMDFGLLDWKGFYITLYGTPGQPRFDLMIPGMFKHAMGVILIVDATKPESLPRAKQMIGLITERNMPMIIAANKKDLPSRLSEAEIRTALEIRKDIRVVFLSAKKKAEVKRMLRSFVDFITQFPY
- a CDS encoding undecaprenyl diphosphate synthase family protein, giving the protein MIYWLYEYMLKRQITILPEHVCFMISRQDMADTPDKLYRATAWCNEISAFVVKHNASVQPGIRGLTFHIATPSPEDMKKCLSEIRKIGTIARLILHVGDNEEVIGEGMDVVVAIGKSGREEITACIRRMAEAHIPPEDVDEKLLESYLTFKYTPDVVIKSGGDHLTDFLIWQSVYSELFFSDVNWKYFRKVDFLRILRDYQSRMRRFGK